In Colletotrichum destructivum chromosome 8, complete sequence, the following proteins share a genomic window:
- a CDS encoding Putative tyrosinase copper-binding domain, di-copper centre-containing domain superfamily yields the protein MMLSRSILVFLSLAVAVSASAIPRADGACTDPAVRKEWRELTDPEKAEYIRAAVCLRKLPKTKYAQINAVTTRLDDLVYTHFTLRSIIHFVANFLPWHRYLLKVHEDLLRNECGYTGAQPYWDWTIDADAQNMPGSPIFDPVTGFGGDGQYTGSTQPGFQRCVIDGPFANTNLTLAMGWPETNVRGDRPHCLTRVFNSGQGNDANGNPIVGDMQLRAYNTQVMNAIYAFDNFADMATILEELPHSMIHRVISGDMGPTTAPNEPLFFLHHANVDRVWAKWQGRNDTRLNDYTGFQDTGRTIPASITDTMPVLELSDTPPTVKDYMNTQAGPLCYTYSSM from the exons ATGATGCTCTCCCGCTCGATCCTTGTattcctctctctcgcagTCGCCGTTAGCGCGAGTGCTATCCCCCGTGCCGATGGCGCCTGCACCGACCCGGCCGTTCGCAAGGAGTGGCGCGAGCTTACTGAccccgagaaggccgagtACATCCGTGCCGCTGTGTGTCTGCGCAAGCTGCCAAAGACGAAGTATGCCCAAATCAACGCTGTCACCACCCGGCTGGACGACTTAGTCTACACCCACTTCACCCTCAGGTCGATAATCCACTTCGTGGCCAACTTCCTCCCCTGGCACCGATATTTGTTGAAGGTGCACGAGGACCTGCTACGCAACGAGTGCGGCTACACCGGCGCCCAGCCGTACTGGGACTGGaccatcgacgccgacgcccagaaCATGCCCGGCTCGCCCATCTTTGATCCCGTCACCGggttcggcggcgacggccagtACACCGGCAGCACCCAGCCGGGCTTCCAGCGCTGCGTGATCGACGGCCCTTTTGCAAACACAAACTTGACGCTGGCGATGGGGTGGCCCGAGACGAACGTCCGCGGCGACCGCCCGCACTGCCTCACGCGCGTGTTCAACTCCGGCCAGGGTAACGATGCGAATGGCAACCCCATCGTTGGCGACATGCAGTTGAGGGCGTACAACACTCAGGTCATGAACGCCATCTATGCCTTTGACAATTTTGCCGACATGGCCACCATCCTGGAGGAACTGCCGCACTCAATGA TTCACAGAGTCATCTCCGGCGACATGGGCCCCACCACCGCGCCCAATGAGCCTCTCTTTTTCCTACACCACGCCAACGTTGACCGTGTCTGGGCCAAG TGGCAGGGCCGTAATGACACGCGCCTGAACGATTATACTGGCTTCCAAGACACCGGCCGGACCATCCCGGCCTCGATCACTGACACCATGCCCGTCCTGGAGCTTTCCGACACTCCGCCCACTGTCAAAGACTATATGAATACCCAGGCCGGCCCTCTTTGCTACACCTACTCATCCATGTAA